One genomic segment of Phyllopteryx taeniolatus isolate TA_2022b chromosome 12, UOR_Ptae_1.2, whole genome shotgun sequence includes these proteins:
- the galnt13 gene encoding polypeptide N-acetylgalactosaminyltransferase 13 isoform X5, translated as MYEEEEAFLKRFLRRACAKEPEQVASATMVSDDTASTPVCLLCAETHTNFVLLFTRHGRIHSLPVHASADDSLLAVISRSHEGPGEMGKSVNIPKEDHEKMKELFKINQFNLIASDMIALNRSLPDVRLDGCKTKIYPDNLPNTSIVIVFHNEAWSTLLRTVHSVVNRSPRHLIVEIVLVDDFSERDFLGKKLEDYVQTLEVPVKILRMEQRSGLIRARLRGAAATKGQVITFLDAHCECTAGWLEPLLARIKEDRTAVVCPIIDVISDESFEYMAGSDMTYGGFNWKLNFRWYPVPQREMDRRKGDRTLPVRTPTMAGGLFSIDKTYFEEIGSYDPGMDIWGGENLEISFRIWQCGGSLEIVTCSHVGHVFRKATPYSFPGGTGQVINKNNRRLAEVWMDDFKDFFYIISPGVMRVNYGDVSSRKALRGALMCRPFSWYLENIYPDSQIPRRYYSLGEIRNVETNQCVDNMGRKENEKVGFFNCHGMGGNQVFSYTADKEIRTDDLCLDVSRLNGPVVMLKCHHMKGNQMFQYDAELCFPIVCSVRSPSMLANGNMILRSTPFFTLSPSHV; from the exons ATGTATGAAGAAGAGGAGGCTTTTTTGAAGCGTTTCCTGCGGCGAGCTTGTGCCAAGGAGCCCGAACAGGTAGCGAGCGCGACGATGGTGAGCGACGACACCGCATCCACACCGGTTTGTTTACTATGTGCTGAGACCCACACCAACTTCGTGTTGCTTTTCACACGCCACGGGAGGATTCATTCATTGCCAGTGCATGCAAGCGCAGATGACTCCTTACTAG CCGTGATATCTCGTAGCCACGAGGGTCCCGGTGAGATGGGAAAATCTGTGAACATCCCCAAGGAGGACCACGAGAAGATGAAGGAGCTTTTTAAGATAAACCAGTTCAACCTGATAGCCAGCGATATGATTGCACTCAACAGGAGTTTGCCGGACGTCCGGTTGGATGG CTGTAAGACCAAGATATACCCAGACAACTTGCCAAACACCAGCATCGTCATTGTGTTTCACAACGAGGCTTGGAGTACGTTGCTGCGGACAGTCCACAGTGTTGTCAATCGCTCTCCCAGACACTTAATCGTGGAAATTGTGCTCGTGGATGACTTCAGTGAGCGAG ACTTCTTAGGGAAAAAGTTGGAGGACTATGTGCAGACCCTTGAGGTGCCAGTGAAGATCCTGAGGATGGAGCAGCGCTCAGGTCTCATCCGGGCCAGATTAAGGGGGGCAGCTGCCACGAAAGGTCAGGTCATCACCTTCCTGGACGCCCACTGTGAGTGTACTGCGGGATGGCTTGAACCCTTGCTCGCCCGCATCAAAGAGGACAG gacAGCAGTGGTGTGCCCCATCATCGATGTTATCAGTGACGAGAGCTTTGAATACATGGCAGGCTCAGATATGACCTACGGCGGATTCAACTGGAAGCTGAATTTCCGCTGGTACCCCGTTCCCCAGCGGGAGATGGATCGACGGAAGGGCGACAGAACACTTCCTGTCAG GACCCCCACCATGGCAGGAGGGCTATTCTCCATAGACAAAACATACTTTGAAGAAATAGGAAGCTATGATCCAGGGATGGATATCTGGGGTGGAGAGAACTTGGAGATATCTTTCAGA ATCTGGCAGTGCGGCGGTTCCTTGGAGATTGTCACGTGTTCCCATGTTGGCCACGTGTTCCGGAAGGCTACTCCTTACAGTTTCCCCGGAGGAACGGGCCAAGtcatcaacaaaaacaacaggcggcTGGCAGAAGtctggatggatgatttcaaaGATTTCTTCTATATCATATCACCAG GAGTGATGCGAGTGAACTACGGGGACGTCTCTTCTCGCAAAGCCCTCCGCGGGGCCTTGATGTGCAGACCCTTCTCCTGGTATCTGGAGAACATCTACCCAGACTCCCAGATCCCAAGAAGATATTACTCGCTTGGGGAA ATCAGGAATGTTGAGACCAACCAATGCGTAGACAACATGGGACGAAAGGAGAACGAGAAAGTTGGCTTCTTCAACTGCCACGGCATGGGTGGAAACCAG GTGTTTTCATATACGGCGGACAAAGAAATACGCACAGACGACCTCTGTTTGGACGTCTCGCGTCTCAACGGGCCTGTCGTCATGCTCAAGTGTCACCACATGAAGGGCAATCAGATGTTTCAGTACGATGCCGAG CTGTGTTTTCCTATTGTGTGTTCTGTTCGTTCACCCAGTATGTTGGCAAATGGGAATATGATTTTGAG
- the galnt13 gene encoding polypeptide N-acetylgalactosaminyltransferase 13 isoform X3 yields the protein MYEEEEAFLKRFLRRACAKEPEQVASATMVSDDTASTPVCLLCAETHTNFVLLFTRHGRIHSLPVHASADDSLLAVISRSHEGPGEMGKSVNIPKEDHEKMKELFKINQFNLIASDMIALNRSLPDVRLDGCKTKIYPDNLPNTSIVIVFHNEAWSTLLRTVHSVVNRSPRHLIVEIVLVDDFSERDFLGKKLEDYVQTLEVPVKILRMEQRSGLIRARLRGAAATKGQVITFLDAHCECTAGWLEPLLARIKEDRTAVVCPIIDVISDESFEYMAGSDMTYGGFNWKLNFRWYPVPQREMDRRKGDRTLPVRTPTMAGGLFSIDKTYFEEIGSYDPGMDIWGGENLEISFRIWQCGGSLEIVTCSHVGHVFRKATPYSFPGGTGQVINKNNRRLAEVWMDDFKDFFYIISPGVMRVNYGDVSSRKALRGALMCRPFSWYLENIYPDSQIPRRYYSLGEIRNVETNQCVDNMGRKENEKVGFFNCHGMGGNQVFSYTADKEIRTDDLCLDVSRLNGPVVMLKCHHMKGNQMFQYDAERLTLLHVNSNQCLDMLLEEEKMVPTLRDCNGSRSQQWLLRNMTLSL from the exons ATGTATGAAGAAGAGGAGGCTTTTTTGAAGCGTTTCCTGCGGCGAGCTTGTGCCAAGGAGCCCGAACAGGTAGCGAGCGCGACGATGGTGAGCGACGACACCGCATCCACACCGGTTTGTTTACTATGTGCTGAGACCCACACCAACTTCGTGTTGCTTTTCACACGCCACGGGAGGATTCATTCATTGCCAGTGCATGCAAGCGCAGATGACTCCTTACTAG CCGTGATATCTCGTAGCCACGAGGGTCCCGGTGAGATGGGAAAATCTGTGAACATCCCCAAGGAGGACCACGAGAAGATGAAGGAGCTTTTTAAGATAAACCAGTTCAACCTGATAGCCAGCGATATGATTGCACTCAACAGGAGTTTGCCGGACGTCCGGTTGGATGG CTGTAAGACCAAGATATACCCAGACAACTTGCCAAACACCAGCATCGTCATTGTGTTTCACAACGAGGCTTGGAGTACGTTGCTGCGGACAGTCCACAGTGTTGTCAATCGCTCTCCCAGACACTTAATCGTGGAAATTGTGCTCGTGGATGACTTCAGTGAGCGAG ACTTCTTAGGGAAAAAGTTGGAGGACTATGTGCAGACCCTTGAGGTGCCAGTGAAGATCCTGAGGATGGAGCAGCGCTCAGGTCTCATCCGGGCCAGATTAAGGGGGGCAGCTGCCACGAAAGGTCAGGTCATCACCTTCCTGGACGCCCACTGTGAGTGTACTGCGGGATGGCTTGAACCCTTGCTCGCCCGCATCAAAGAGGACAG gacAGCAGTGGTGTGCCCCATCATCGATGTTATCAGTGACGAGAGCTTTGAATACATGGCAGGCTCAGATATGACCTACGGCGGATTCAACTGGAAGCTGAATTTCCGCTGGTACCCCGTTCCCCAGCGGGAGATGGATCGACGGAAGGGCGACAGAACACTTCCTGTCAG GACCCCCACCATGGCAGGAGGGCTATTCTCCATAGACAAAACATACTTTGAAGAAATAGGAAGCTATGATCCAGGGATGGATATCTGGGGTGGAGAGAACTTGGAGATATCTTTCAGA ATCTGGCAGTGCGGCGGTTCCTTGGAGATTGTCACGTGTTCCCATGTTGGCCACGTGTTCCGGAAGGCTACTCCTTACAGTTTCCCCGGAGGAACGGGCCAAGtcatcaacaaaaacaacaggcggcTGGCAGAAGtctggatggatgatttcaaaGATTTCTTCTATATCATATCACCAG GAGTGATGCGAGTGAACTACGGGGACGTCTCTTCTCGCAAAGCCCTCCGCGGGGCCTTGATGTGCAGACCCTTCTCCTGGTATCTGGAGAACATCTACCCAGACTCCCAGATCCCAAGAAGATATTACTCGCTTGGGGAA ATCAGGAATGTTGAGACCAACCAATGCGTAGACAACATGGGACGAAAGGAGAACGAGAAAGTTGGCTTCTTCAACTGCCACGGCATGGGTGGAAACCAG GTGTTTTCATATACGGCGGACAAAGAAATACGCACAGACGACCTCTGTTTGGACGTCTCGCGTCTCAACGGGCCTGTCGTCATGCTCAAGTGTCACCACATGAAGGGCAATCAGATGTTTCAGTACGATGCCGAG
- the galnt13 gene encoding polypeptide N-acetylgalactosaminyltransferase 13 isoform X9: MRRFVYCKVVLTTSLVWVLVDVFLLLYFSECNKCDDRKDRSLLPALRAVISRSHEGPGEMGKSVNIPKEDHEKMKELFKINQFNLIASDMIALNRSLPDVRLDGCKTKIYPDNLPNTSIVIVFHNEAWSTLLRTVHSVVNRSPRHLIVEIVLVDDFSERDFLGKKLEDYVQTLEVPVKILRMEQRSGLIRARLRGAAATKGQVITFLDAHCECTAGWLEPLLARIKEDRTAVVCPIIDVISDESFEYMAGSDMTYGGFNWKLNFRWYPVPQREMDRRKGDRTLPVRSGSAAVPWRLSRVPMLATCSGRLLLTVSPEERAKSSTKTTGGWQKSGWMISKISSISYHQIRNVETNQCVDNMGRKENEKVGFFNCHGMGGNQVFSYTADKEIRTDDLCLDVSRLNGPVVMLKCHHMKGNQMFQYDAERLTLLHVNSNQCLDMLLEEEKMVPTLRDCNGSRSQQWLLRNMTLSL, translated from the exons ATGCGCCGGTTTGTCTATTGCAAGGTGGTCTTGACCACCTCTTTAGTTTGGGTGCTCGTGGACGTCTTCTTGCTGCTATACTTCAGCGAATGTAACAAATGTGACGACAGGAAGGACCGCTCGCTGCTTCCTGCCCTCCGCG CCGTGATATCTCGTAGCCACGAGGGTCCCGGTGAGATGGGAAAATCTGTGAACATCCCCAAGGAGGACCACGAGAAGATGAAGGAGCTTTTTAAGATAAACCAGTTCAACCTGATAGCCAGCGATATGATTGCACTCAACAGGAGTTTGCCGGACGTCCGGTTGGATGG CTGTAAGACCAAGATATACCCAGACAACTTGCCAAACACCAGCATCGTCATTGTGTTTCACAACGAGGCTTGGAGTACGTTGCTGCGGACAGTCCACAGTGTTGTCAATCGCTCTCCCAGACACTTAATCGTGGAAATTGTGCTCGTGGATGACTTCAGTGAGCGAG ACTTCTTAGGGAAAAAGTTGGAGGACTATGTGCAGACCCTTGAGGTGCCAGTGAAGATCCTGAGGATGGAGCAGCGCTCAGGTCTCATCCGGGCCAGATTAAGGGGGGCAGCTGCCACGAAAGGTCAGGTCATCACCTTCCTGGACGCCCACTGTGAGTGTACTGCGGGATGGCTTGAACCCTTGCTCGCCCGCATCAAAGAGGACAG gacAGCAGTGGTGTGCCCCATCATCGATGTTATCAGTGACGAGAGCTTTGAATACATGGCAGGCTCAGATATGACCTACGGCGGATTCAACTGGAAGCTGAATTTCCGCTGGTACCCCGTTCCCCAGCGGGAGATGGATCGACGGAAGGGCGACAGAACACTTCCTGTCAG ATCTGGCAGTGCGGCGGTTCCTTGGAGATTGTCACGTGTTCCCATGTTGGCCACGTGTTCCGGAAGGCTACTCCTTACAGTTTCCCCGGAGGAACGGGCCAAGtcatcaacaaaaacaacaggcggcTGGCAGAAGtctggatggatgatttcaaaGATTTCTTCTATATCATATCACCAG ATCAGGAATGTTGAGACCAACCAATGCGTAGACAACATGGGACGAAAGGAGAACGAGAAAGTTGGCTTCTTCAACTGCCACGGCATGGGTGGAAACCAG GTGTTTTCATATACGGCGGACAAAGAAATACGCACAGACGACCTCTGTTTGGACGTCTCGCGTCTCAACGGGCCTGTCGTCATGCTCAAGTGTCACCACATGAAGGGCAATCAGATGTTTCAGTACGATGCCGAG
- the galnt13 gene encoding polypeptide N-acetylgalactosaminyltransferase 13 isoform X7, translating into MRRFVYCKVVLTTSLVWVLVDVFLLLYFSECNKCDDRKDRSLLPALRAVISRSHEGPGEMGKSVNIPKEDHEKMKELFKINQFNLIASDMIALNRSLPDVRLDGCKTKIYPDNLPNTSIVIVFHNEAWSTLLRTVHSVVNRSPRHLIVEIVLVDDFSERDFLGKKLEDYVQTLEVPVKILRMEQRSGLIRARLRGAAATKGQVITFLDAHCECTAGWLEPLLARIKEDRTAVVCPIIDVISDESFEYMAGSDMTYGGFNWKLNFRWYPVPQREMDRRKGDRTLPVRTPTMAGGLFSIDKTYFEEIGSYDPGMDIWGGENLEISFRIWQCGGSLEIVTCSHVGHVFRKATPYSFPGGTGQVINKNNRRLAEVWMDDFKDFFYIISPGVMRVNYGDVSSRKALRGALMCRPFSWYLENIYPDSQIPRRYYSLGEIRNVETNQCVDNMGRKENEKVGFFNCHGMGGNQVFSYTADKEIRTDDLCLDVSRLNGPVVMLKCHHMKGNQMFQYDAERLTLLHVNSNQCLDMLLEEEKMVPTLRDCNGSRSQQWLLRNMTLSL; encoded by the exons ATGCGCCGGTTTGTCTATTGCAAGGTGGTCTTGACCACCTCTTTAGTTTGGGTGCTCGTGGACGTCTTCTTGCTGCTATACTTCAGCGAATGTAACAAATGTGACGACAGGAAGGACCGCTCGCTGCTTCCTGCCCTCCGCG CCGTGATATCTCGTAGCCACGAGGGTCCCGGTGAGATGGGAAAATCTGTGAACATCCCCAAGGAGGACCACGAGAAGATGAAGGAGCTTTTTAAGATAAACCAGTTCAACCTGATAGCCAGCGATATGATTGCACTCAACAGGAGTTTGCCGGACGTCCGGTTGGATGG CTGTAAGACCAAGATATACCCAGACAACTTGCCAAACACCAGCATCGTCATTGTGTTTCACAACGAGGCTTGGAGTACGTTGCTGCGGACAGTCCACAGTGTTGTCAATCGCTCTCCCAGACACTTAATCGTGGAAATTGTGCTCGTGGATGACTTCAGTGAGCGAG ACTTCTTAGGGAAAAAGTTGGAGGACTATGTGCAGACCCTTGAGGTGCCAGTGAAGATCCTGAGGATGGAGCAGCGCTCAGGTCTCATCCGGGCCAGATTAAGGGGGGCAGCTGCCACGAAAGGTCAGGTCATCACCTTCCTGGACGCCCACTGTGAGTGTACTGCGGGATGGCTTGAACCCTTGCTCGCCCGCATCAAAGAGGACAG gacAGCAGTGGTGTGCCCCATCATCGATGTTATCAGTGACGAGAGCTTTGAATACATGGCAGGCTCAGATATGACCTACGGCGGATTCAACTGGAAGCTGAATTTCCGCTGGTACCCCGTTCCCCAGCGGGAGATGGATCGACGGAAGGGCGACAGAACACTTCCTGTCAG GACCCCCACCATGGCAGGAGGGCTATTCTCCATAGACAAAACATACTTTGAAGAAATAGGAAGCTATGATCCAGGGATGGATATCTGGGGTGGAGAGAACTTGGAGATATCTTTCAGA ATCTGGCAGTGCGGCGGTTCCTTGGAGATTGTCACGTGTTCCCATGTTGGCCACGTGTTCCGGAAGGCTACTCCTTACAGTTTCCCCGGAGGAACGGGCCAAGtcatcaacaaaaacaacaggcggcTGGCAGAAGtctggatggatgatttcaaaGATTTCTTCTATATCATATCACCAG GAGTGATGCGAGTGAACTACGGGGACGTCTCTTCTCGCAAAGCCCTCCGCGGGGCCTTGATGTGCAGACCCTTCTCCTGGTATCTGGAGAACATCTACCCAGACTCCCAGATCCCAAGAAGATATTACTCGCTTGGGGAA ATCAGGAATGTTGAGACCAACCAATGCGTAGACAACATGGGACGAAAGGAGAACGAGAAAGTTGGCTTCTTCAACTGCCACGGCATGGGTGGAAACCAG GTGTTTTCATATACGGCGGACAAAGAAATACGCACAGACGACCTCTGTTTGGACGTCTCGCGTCTCAACGGGCCTGTCGTCATGCTCAAGTGTCACCACATGAAGGGCAATCAGATGTTTCAGTACGATGCCGAG